The Pseudanabaena galeata CCNP1313 genome includes a region encoding these proteins:
- a CDS encoding Coenzyme F420 hydrogenase/dehydrogenase, beta subunit C-terminal domain, giving the protein MSVAPSHRKAKALADTKRRPAKELCSECGLCDTYYIHYVKEACAFITQHIDELETQSHGRSRDLDNEQELYFGVHQEMIAARKTEPIEGAQWTGIVSTLAIEMLERGLVEGVVCVQSSKDDRFKPQPIIARNREEILAARVNKPTLSPNLSVLEQIEQSGIKRLLAIGVGCQIQALRTVEKKLGLEKLYVLGTPCTDNVTREGLQKFLDTTSRSPETVVHYEFMQDFNVHFKHSDGSTELVPFFGLNTKELKDVFAPSCMTCFDYTNALADIVVGYMGATFGWQWIVVRNETGKEMLELIKDQLQTQPVISGGDRRAAVQQGISAYDQAVTLPIWLAWIISFVVNKIGPKGLEYGRFSIDSHFVRNYLYVRRNYPKKLEAHVPEFAKRIIAQYQLPKV; this is encoded by the coding sequence ATGTCGGTTGCCCCATCCCATCGCAAAGCCAAAGCCCTTGCAGATACAAAGCGTCGTCCTGCGAAAGAATTATGCAGTGAGTGTGGTCTCTGTGATACCTATTACATTCATTATGTCAAAGAGGCTTGCGCGTTTATCACACAGCATATTGACGAACTCGAAACTCAGTCCCACGGTCGATCGCGCGATCTTGATAATGAGCAAGAACTATACTTTGGTGTACACCAAGAAATGATCGCCGCCCGTAAAACTGAACCCATTGAAGGAGCGCAATGGACGGGAATTGTATCTACCTTAGCGATCGAGATGTTAGAGCGTGGCTTGGTTGAAGGTGTAGTTTGTGTGCAATCAAGCAAAGATGATCGCTTTAAACCGCAGCCTATAATTGCCCGAAATCGTGAGGAAATTTTGGCGGCGCGGGTGAATAAACCGACACTTTCGCCCAATCTTTCAGTTTTAGAGCAGATCGAGCAGTCGGGGATCAAGAGGCTTTTGGCGATCGGTGTAGGTTGCCAAATTCAAGCTTTACGCACCGTCGAGAAAAAACTGGGCTTAGAAAAACTCTATGTATTGGGGACACCCTGTACGGATAATGTCACGCGAGAAGGGTTACAGAAATTTCTGGATACCACCAGCCGATCGCCTGAAACGGTAGTGCATTATGAATTCATGCAGGACTTTAACGTGCATTTCAAGCATTCCGATGGTTCGACGGAGTTAGTACCTTTCTTTGGCTTAAATACAAAGGAACTCAAGGATGTATTTGCGCCATCCTGCATGACTTGCTTTGATTACACCAATGCTCTCGCTGATATCGTTGTGGGCTATATGGGCGCAACCTTTGGCTGGCAATGGATCGTGGTGCGAAACGAGACTGGCAAAGAGATGCTGGAGTTAATCAAGGATCAATTGCAGACTCAGCCTGTGATCTCTGGAGGCGATCGCCGTGCGGCTGTGCAACAGGGTATCTCGGCATACGATCAAGCAGTGACTTTACCAATTTGGCTAGCTTGGATCATTAGCTTTGTAGTGAATAAAATTGGACCAAAAGGTTTGGAATATGGGCGGTTTTCCATAGATTCTCACTTTGTCCGCAATTATCTCTACGTGCGCCGCAACTATCCCAAAAAACTAGAAGCCCACGTCCCTGAATTTGCGAAGCGAATTATCGCGCAGTACCAGTTACCAAAAGTGTAG